The Acidobacteriota bacterium DNA segment ATAACCGTGCCTTCAGTTCCCCGCTTTTCGGCGCTCTCGGGGTAAGCAGGTCTGACAATATTGATCAGCTTCGCTGCCTGGACCAGGCCCCCGACGCGGATACGCCGCGGCGGCTGATGAGGGATGACGGGGACGTCAGCGGGCCGGTGTCCTTGCACGACGAGTTCCTCCGATACCCATCCCAGATTCAGGGTGAAATTCTGCGTAAGCTCCGAGGAAGGTCCCAGCTCAAATTCTCCGGTCAATGTGCGGGCAAACCCCGGCTTGGCGAATTCAAGCCGGTAACGGCCTGCTGGAATGGCAGGGAAGCTGAAAGTTCCATCCTCACCGGTGTGCGAAGCAATTCGAATTTGTGCCTTCGAGCTAATGAGTGTGACCGCCGCGCCCGGAATAACCGCCCCGCTAGGGTCGTGGACGGTTCCCGAGATACTTCCCGTGTCGTTCTTCGCCATCCCTCGGACCGCTGCCGCCGGTACTAGCAACACCAGCGTAAGGGCCGCAGCGAACAGGGCCCACCTTGCCGCCAGGGGTTTGTGGTTCACCTTCGGATCAAGCAGCGCTTTCATACGGACCTCCAATTGAGAAGATTGAGCCATGGCGATACTCGTTGACCAGACCGGGCTGCGGCGCCGCAAACCGCGGCCTAATACCAACAGAAACTCGGCGTAATCGGCGGCTGGATGGCCGAAACTCAGGACCATGTCATCGCAAGCCCGCTCGCGTTCTTTGCGCATCCGGACAAGCGCAAACCAGATGACTGGATTAAACCAGAAAATTGCACATGCCATTTGGGCAGGGATCTGTGTCAGATAGTCATGCCGCTGGATGTGGGCCAGCTCATGAGCAAGCACGAACGCAAGCCGCTCTCGGGCCCATTCGCGGGCATCTTCCGGCAGGAAGATTGCCGGGCGAAAGATTCCCCGTGTGAATGGGATGCCGACTTCCGCACTGGTGCGCAGTT contains these protein-coding regions:
- a CDS encoding TonB family protein, which produces MNSILFSSYNGTQYLPGFSGHALAFLLEETLKGIIFLSIAAALSLALRRSSAASRHLVWTLALSAALVLPVFALTLPSWDFPISPPSPFATTSRRTITNGDSQADSANVQFVISPAVRHPTRPVWPEWALLLWAMGVMCFTARMVVGEIRVRRLMRRSRRFQSSQELSILENAQRHLRISHAVELRTSAEVGIPFTRGIFRPAIFLPEDAREWARERLAFVLAHELAHIQRHDYLTQIPAQMACAIFWFNPVIWFALVRMRKERERACDDMVLSFGHPAADYAEFLLVLGRGLRRRSPVWSTSIAMAQSSQLEVRMKALLDPKVNHKPLAARWALFAAALTLVLLVPAAAVRGMAKNDTGSISGTVHDPSGAVIPGAAVTLISSKAQIRIASHTGEDGTFSFPAIPAGRYRLEFAKPGFARTLTGEFELGPSSELTQNFTLNLGWVSEELVVQGHRPADVPVIPHQPPRRIRVGGLVQAAKLINIVRPAYPESAEKRGTEGTVILRAVIGTEGRILSLESYNGADPVLINAAMDAVRQWRYQPTLLNGEPVEVATTITVVFRLDQ